From one Streptomyces spiramyceticus genomic stretch:
- the coxB gene encoding cytochrome c oxidase subunit II, which produces MSPNGSDRSSRRPMRRKLLQVLTAGVVLATASGCSYTWEDFPRLGMPTPVTEEAPRILSLWQGSWAAALVTGVLVWGLILWSVIFHRRSRTKVEVPPQTRYNMPIEALYTVVPLIIVSVLFYFTARDESKLLALDDKPAHTVNVVGFQWSWGFNYVENVDGNAATGAKLAKELSVLPDKYTKQFPEGAEGVYAVGTPGERNPQNGNPGPTLWLPKGEKVRFVLSSRDVIHSFWVVPFLMKQDVIPGHTNVFEVTPTREGTFMGKCAELCGVDHSRMLFNVKVVSPERYQQHLKELAEKGQTGYIPAGIEQTDPARNAETNKL; this is translated from the coding sequence GTGAGTCCCAACGGCTCCGACCGCTCGTCGCGGCGCCCGATGCGGCGGAAGCTGCTCCAGGTGCTGACCGCGGGCGTGGTCCTGGCGACCGCCTCTGGTTGCTCGTACACATGGGAGGACTTCCCCCGCCTCGGGATGCCTACCCCGGTTACCGAAGAGGCTCCCAGGATTCTCTCCCTCTGGCAGGGCTCGTGGGCGGCAGCGCTCGTCACGGGCGTCCTGGTCTGGGGCCTGATCCTGTGGAGTGTCATCTTCCACCGGCGTAGCCGCACCAAGGTCGAGGTACCTCCGCAGACCCGGTACAACATGCCCATCGAGGCGCTGTACACCGTGGTCCCGCTCATCATCGTCTCGGTCCTCTTCTACTTCACCGCGCGCGACGAGTCGAAGCTCCTCGCGCTCGATGACAAGCCGGCCCACACCGTCAACGTGGTCGGCTTCCAGTGGAGCTGGGGCTTCAACTACGTGGAGAACGTGGACGGCAACGCCGCCACGGGCGCGAAGCTCGCCAAGGAGCTCAGCGTCCTTCCGGACAAGTACACCAAGCAGTTCCCCGAAGGGGCCGAAGGCGTCTACGCGGTCGGTACTCCGGGCGAGCGGAACCCGCAGAACGGCAACCCGGGTCCGACCCTGTGGCTGCCGAAGGGCGAGAAGGTCCGCTTCGTTCTGAGTTCGCGCGACGTCATCCACTCCTTCTGGGTGGTGCCGTTCCTGATGAAGCAGGACGTCATCCCCGGCCACACCAACGTCTTCGAGGTGACCCCCACGCGTGAGGGCACCTTCATGGGCAAGTGCGCCGAGCTCTGCGGTGTCGACCACTCCCGGATGCTCTTCAACGTGAAGGTCGTCTCCCCGGAGCGTTACCAGCAGCACCTCAAGGAGCTGGCGGAGAAGGGCCAGACCGGCTACATCCCGGCCGGTATCGAGCAGACCGACCCGGCCAGGAATGCGGAGACGAACAAACTGTGA
- a CDS encoding cysteine desulfurase/sulfurtransferase TusA family protein: MPYFDAASSAPLHPVARQALLASLDEGWADPARLYREGRRARMLLDAARETVADAVGCRPDELVFTSSGTRAVHSGISGALAARRRVGRHLVVSAVEHSSVLHSAAAHEKQGGTSTEVEVDRAGRVAPGAYARALRDDTALACLQSANHEVGTEQPVAEIAQECRAVGVPLLVDAAQSLGWGRVEGDWSLLTASAHKWGGPAGVGLLVVRKGVRFAAQGPADERESGRAAGFENLPAIVAAAASLRAVRVEAADEAARLRALVDRIRSRVPGLVPDVEVVGDPVRRLPHLVTFSCLYVDGETLLHELDRAGFSVSSGSSCTSSTLTPSHVLRAMGVLSEGNVRVSLPLGTTEEDVDRFLEVLPGTVAGVREQLGAPPVAASGTGETPSLVVDSLGKRCPIPVIELAKVIGDVPVGGTVTVLSDDEAARLDIPAWCVMRGQEYVGERAAERGVAYMVRRVE, from the coding sequence GTGCCCTACTTCGACGCCGCTTCCTCCGCCCCGCTCCACCCCGTCGCCCGGCAGGCCCTGCTGGCCTCGCTCGACGAGGGGTGGGCCGACCCTGCCCGCCTCTACCGCGAGGGGCGGCGTGCCCGGATGCTGCTGGACGCGGCGCGGGAAACCGTGGCCGATGCGGTGGGCTGCCGCCCCGACGAGCTGGTCTTCACCTCTTCGGGCACGCGCGCGGTGCACTCCGGGATCTCCGGAGCCCTCGCCGCGCGACGACGTGTCGGGCGCCACCTGGTCGTATCCGCCGTCGAGCACTCCTCGGTGCTGCACTCGGCGGCCGCCCATGAGAAACAGGGCGGTACGTCGACCGAGGTCGAGGTCGACCGGGCGGGCCGCGTGGCCCCCGGGGCGTACGCCCGTGCCCTGCGCGACGACACCGCGCTCGCCTGTCTCCAGTCCGCCAACCACGAGGTCGGTACGGAGCAGCCCGTGGCCGAAATCGCACAGGAGTGCCGGGCGGTGGGTGTGCCGCTTCTGGTGGACGCGGCGCAGTCGCTGGGGTGGGGGCGGGTGGAAGGCGACTGGTCGCTGCTCACCGCGAGTGCGCACAAGTGGGGCGGGCCGGCGGGTGTCGGGCTGCTGGTCGTACGGAAGGGCGTGCGGTTCGCGGCCCAAGGGCCCGCGGACGAGCGGGAGTCGGGCCGCGCGGCCGGTTTCGAGAACCTCCCCGCGATCGTGGCGGCGGCGGCTTCGCTGCGCGCCGTGCGGGTGGAGGCGGCCGACGAGGCGGCGCGGCTGCGGGCGCTGGTGGACCGGATCCGGTCGCGGGTGCCCGGGCTCGTACCGGATGTCGAGGTGGTGGGCGATCCGGTGCGACGGCTGCCGCATCTGGTCACCTTCTCGTGTCTCTATGTCGACGGGGAGACGCTGCTGCACGAACTGGACCGGGCCGGTTTCTCGGTTTCGTCCGGATCGTCCTGTACGAGCAGCACGCTGACGCCCAGCCATGTGCTGCGGGCGATGGGTGTGCTTTCGGAAGGAAATGTGCGGGTTTCGCTGCCGCTCGGGACGACTGAGGAAGACGTCGACCGCTTCCTGGAGGTGCTGCCGGGCACGGTGGCGGGGGTGCGGGAGCAGCTGGGTGCGCCGCCGGTCGCGGCTTCGGGGACCGGCGAGACGCCGTCCCTCGTCGTGGACTCGCTCGGTAAGCGGTGTCCGATCCCGGTGATCGAGCTCGCCAAGGTGATCGGGGACGTGCCGGTCGGGGGCACGGTCACCGTTCTGTCGGACGACGAGGCGGCGCGGCTGGACATTCCTGCGTGGTGCGTGATGCGGGGGCAGGAGTACGTGGGCGAGCGCGCGGCTGAGCGGGGTGTGGCGTACATGGTGCGGCGGGTGGAGTAG
- a CDS encoding carbohydrate kinase family protein, giving the protein MRIAVTGSIATDHLMTFPGRFADQLVADQLHTVSLSFLVDNLDVRRGGVGANICFGMGQLGTAPILVGAAGSDFDEYRAWLDRHGVDTGSVRISEVLHTARFVCTTDADHNQIGSFYTGAMSEARQIELQAVAERVGGLDLVLIGADDPEAMLRHTEECKTRSIPFAADFSQQIARMSGDDIRTLLEGATYLFSNEYEKGLIESKTGWTDAEILAKVGHRVTTLGSRGVRIERVGDEPIVVGCPEEDGKVDPTGVGDAFRAGFLSGLAWGVCLERAAQVGCMLATLVIETLGTQEYTLRRAHFMDRFTKAYGHDAAAEVQTHLV; this is encoded by the coding sequence GTGCGTATCGCAGTCACCGGCTCCATCGCCACCGACCACCTCATGACCTTCCCCGGCCGCTTCGCCGACCAGCTGGTCGCGGACCAGCTGCACACGGTCTCGCTCTCCTTCCTGGTCGACAACCTCGACGTACGCCGGGGCGGTGTCGGTGCCAACATCTGCTTCGGCATGGGTCAGCTCGGCACGGCGCCGATCCTGGTCGGGGCCGCCGGCTCGGACTTCGACGAGTACCGCGCCTGGCTCGACCGGCACGGCGTGGACACCGGATCCGTCCGCATCTCCGAGGTCCTGCACACGGCACGCTTCGTGTGCACCACCGACGCCGACCACAACCAGATCGGCTCCTTCTACACGGGCGCGATGAGCGAGGCCCGCCAGATCGAGCTCCAGGCGGTCGCCGAGCGCGTCGGCGGCCTGGACCTCGTCCTGATCGGCGCGGACGACCCCGAGGCGATGCTCCGCCACACCGAGGAGTGCAAGACCCGCTCCATCCCCTTCGCGGCGGACTTCTCGCAGCAGATCGCCCGCATGTCCGGCGATGACATCCGTACGCTCCTCGAAGGCGCGACGTACCTCTTCTCCAACGAGTACGAGAAGGGGCTCATCGAGTCCAAGACGGGCTGGACCGACGCCGAGATCCTCGCCAAGGTCGGCCACCGCGTCACCACCCTCGGCTCCCGCGGGGTCCGCATCGAGCGCGTCGGCGACGAGCCGATCGTGGTCGGCTGCCCGGAGGAGGACGGCAAGGTCGACCCGACCGGCGTCGGCGACGCCTTCCGCGCCGGCTTCCTGTCGGGCCTCGCCTGGGGCGTCTGCCTGGAGCGCGCGGCACAGGTCGGCTGCATGCTGGCGACCCTGGTGATCGAAACGCTCGGCACCCAGGAATACACGCTGCGCCGCGCCCACTTCATGGACCGCTTCACGAAGGCATACGGCCACGACGCAGCCGCAGAGGTCCAGACTCACCTGGTGTGA